From Rhodoferax sp. AJA081-3, the proteins below share one genomic window:
- a CDS encoding LysR family transcriptional regulator has translation MDQLRALRVFAQVIAEGSFAGAARVMDLAPAVVTRAVSDLEDHLGVRLLNRTTRRLALTEVGEDYLERAKRVLAELDDADALAGAVNQAPSGTLSVLCPPAFASHQLVRHLPIFRQRFPGIHMELLAAGPVEVADENFDVSILSIGQQALQGDFVVRPLAASTFVLCASPAYLQRCGLPQQPEDLLQHDGLLPDVAAVRRELTLFREAHGATGSARRILKVSLRRPAISTAQLDVLYAAAMNGMGVAGLPTFMVADAVRDGRLVRVLPEWHGGALQLYAAMPTRKHVPARTRAFMDFLVETFGGNQDDPWLASLKP, from the coding sequence ATGGACCAACTCCGCGCCCTCCGTGTTTTCGCCCAAGTCATCGCCGAAGGCAGCTTTGCGGGGGCGGCCAGGGTGATGGACCTTGCCCCGGCGGTGGTCACCCGTGCCGTGTCTGACCTGGAAGACCATTTGGGTGTGCGGCTGCTCAACCGCACCACCCGCAGGCTGGCATTGACCGAGGTGGGCGAAGACTACCTGGAGCGCGCCAAACGTGTACTGGCGGAGCTGGATGACGCGGATGCCTTGGCCGGTGCGGTCAACCAGGCGCCCAGTGGGACCTTGAGTGTGTTGTGCCCGCCTGCATTTGCAAGCCACCAGCTGGTCCGGCATCTGCCCATCTTTCGACAGCGCTTCCCGGGTATTCATATGGAGCTGTTGGCGGCGGGGCCGGTGGAGGTGGCGGATGAGAATTTTGATGTCTCCATACTGTCCATAGGGCAGCAAGCCCTGCAGGGCGACTTTGTGGTGCGGCCGCTCGCTGCGTCAACCTTTGTTCTGTGTGCGTCTCCCGCCTACCTGCAACGCTGTGGGTTACCGCAGCAACCGGAGGACTTGCTGCAGCACGACGGCCTGCTTCCAGACGTGGCTGCAGTGCGGCGCGAATTGACACTGTTTCGGGAAGCGCATGGCGCCACTGGCTCAGCCCGGCGCATACTGAAAGTGAGCCTGCGCCGTCCTGCCATTTCGACCGCGCAGCTGGATGTCCTCTACGCTGCGGCTATGAACGGCATGGGAGTTGCAGGCCTGCCAACATTCATGGTGGCAGATGCGGTGCGGGATGGTCGCCTGGTGCGGGTTCTGCCGGAATGGCATGGCGGGGCCTTGCAGCTGTATGCGGCCATGCCCACGCGCAAACATGTTCCGGCACGCACACGGGCCTTTATGGATTTTCTGGTCGAGACCTTTGGCGGCAACCAGGATGATCCCTGGCTTGCAAGCCTCAAGCCCTAG
- a CDS encoding bifunctional hydroxymethylpyrimidine kinase/phosphomethylpyrimidine kinase translates to MNSVVQPSYFTGARGQFRLGASAETGTTRPIVWSIAGSDSGGGAGVQADIKAFAAFGGVHGCTAVAAITAQNSVAVTRVDAVSAELLDAQLAVLAQDMPPQAIKTGLLGSVENLRVVCRWVDRLRSQGLKVALVVDPVLGASTGAAFADDALVQAYVNELLPRATLVTPNRVEAARLGLVVGQARDTFAVVITGGDAAQHDGVARDWFHSPQASGWLSLPRVDTTHHHGTGCTFASTAAAALASGYCVADAVVLAKMATTHALHHAYAAGAGAGPVNAQADFAQHAINLPALSLVASAAQAAAPAGMAVEPPAAFRPLRDPALGVYAVVDSATWVRRVLAAGIRTVQLRIKDPHEPTLEAQIRDAIAAANATPGAQLFINDHWALALRLGAYGVHLGQEDLDTVYLAALRDAGVRLGLSTHSYWEVARAWALRPSYIACGPIFATQSKDMPWIPQGLDNLRYWAGLLPVPVVGIAGIDVRNIAEMAAQGVASAAVITAITQAADPELACRQLMVEFARGQGLLRGGVPTRARPTL, encoded by the coding sequence ATGAATTCAGTAGTACAACCGTCATATTTCACGGGGGCTAGAGGCCAATTTCGGTTAGGTGCTTCGGCTGAAACAGGCACCACAAGGCCCATTGTCTGGAGCATTGCAGGGTCTGACAGCGGCGGCGGCGCGGGTGTGCAGGCCGACATCAAAGCCTTTGCGGCCTTTGGTGGCGTACATGGCTGCACCGCAGTGGCCGCCATCACCGCGCAGAACTCGGTCGCGGTCACGCGGGTGGACGCGGTGAGCGCGGAATTGCTGGACGCACAACTGGCTGTGCTGGCGCAGGATATGCCGCCCCAGGCCATCAAAACCGGGCTGCTAGGCAGTGTCGAAAACCTGCGCGTGGTCTGCCGCTGGGTGGACCGCTTGCGGAGCCAAGGATTAAAAGTCGCGCTGGTTGTGGACCCGGTACTGGGCGCCAGCACAGGTGCTGCTTTTGCCGATGATGCCTTGGTGCAGGCCTATGTGAATGAATTGCTACCGCGCGCCACACTGGTCACGCCCAACCGTGTGGAGGCTGCGCGCTTGGGGCTGGTGGTGGGTCAAGCTCGGGATACCTTCGCCGTAGTCATCACCGGCGGTGATGCCGCACAGCACGATGGCGTCGCAAGGGATTGGTTCCACAGCCCTCAGGCCAGCGGCTGGCTCAGCCTGCCACGGGTGGACACGACCCACCACCACGGCACGGGCTGCACTTTCGCATCCACGGCCGCCGCCGCACTGGCCAGCGGCTACTGCGTGGCCGATGCCGTGGTGTTGGCCAAGATGGCCACCACGCACGCGCTGCACCACGCGTATGCGGCCGGTGCGGGTGCCGGACCGGTGAACGCACAGGCGGACTTTGCACAGCACGCCATCAACCTGCCAGCGCTGTCGCTCGTGGCGAGCGCGGCCCAGGCTGCGGCACCTGCAGGCATGGCGGTTGAACCGCCAGCCGCCTTTCGTCCGCTGCGCGACCCCGCGTTGGGCGTCTACGCGGTTGTTGACAGCGCCACCTGGGTGCGTCGCGTGCTGGCCGCCGGCATCCGCACCGTGCAACTGCGCATCAAGGACCCACATGAGCCGACACTGGAGGCGCAGATCAGGGACGCGATTGCTGCCGCCAACGCCACCCCCGGCGCCCAACTCTTCATCAACGACCACTGGGCGTTAGCCCTGCGCCTGGGCGCTTATGGCGTGCACCTGGGCCAGGAAGATCTGGATACGGTGTACCTGGCTGCGTTGCGCGACGCCGGTGTGCGCCTGGGCCTGAGCACCCACAGCTACTGGGAGGTGGCCCGCGCCTGGGCCCTGCGCCCGTCCTACATCGCCTGCGGCCCCATCTTTGCCACGCAGTCCAAGGACATGCCGTGGATTCCGCAGGGGCTGGACAACCTGCGCTACTGGGCCGGTTTGTTGCCGGTGCCCGTGGTGGGTATTGCCGGCATTGATGTGCGCAATATCGCCGAGATGGCGGCGCAAGGAGTGGCCAGTGCGGCGGTCATCACGGCCATCACGCAAGCGGCGGACCCGGAGTTGGCCTGCCGCCAGCTGATGGTGGAGTTTGCGCGGGGCCAGGGGCTACTGCGCGGGGGCGTGCCCACGCGGGCCAGACCTACGTTGTAG
- a CDS encoding thiazole synthase — protein sequence MVDYQEAPVVVGSAPYQEEPARRAGPTEVGEQSPLPPGRSDASEWHLGGSTLQSRFLLGTAGYPSPAILQQAIASSGTQVVTVGLRRQLAQGAQASAEGDFFSIIKATGAHLLPNTAGCRTAREAITLAQMARELFDTHWIKLEVVGDEHTLQPDPFELVDAARQLVKDGFEVFPYCTDDLVSCQRLLDVGCKILMPWGAPIGSGQGLVNPGALRTLRARLPGVPLIVDAGIGSPADAVQAMELGLDGVLLNTAVAKALNPVRMARAFGLGIRAGRLAFEAGVMAKQDMAVASTPVAGHPILL from the coding sequence ATGGTCGATTACCAAGAAGCCCCGGTGGTAGTGGGCTCTGCTCCGTACCAGGAGGAGCCCGCAAGGCGGGCGGGGCCAACAGAAGTGGGGGAGCAGAGCCCGCTGCCGCCGGGGCGCTCAGACGCCAGTGAATGGCACCTAGGCGGGAGCACATTGCAAAGCCGCTTTCTACTGGGCACGGCGGGTTATCCGTCACCGGCAATCCTGCAACAGGCCATTGCGTCATCGGGTACGCAGGTGGTGACGGTCGGCCTACGCCGCCAGTTGGCGCAGGGCGCACAGGCATCTGCCGAAGGTGACTTCTTCAGCATCATCAAGGCCACCGGCGCCCACCTGCTGCCCAACACCGCTGGCTGCCGCACGGCCCGCGAGGCCATCACGCTGGCGCAGATGGCGCGTGAGCTGTTTGACACCCACTGGATCAAGCTCGAAGTAGTGGGAGACGAACACACACTGCAGCCCGATCCGTTCGAACTGGTGGACGCGGCCCGCCAGCTGGTGAAAGACGGTTTTGAAGTCTTTCCCTATTGCACCGATGACCTAGTCAGCTGCCAGCGCTTGCTGGACGTGGGCTGCAAGATTCTGATGCCCTGGGGCGCACCCATTGGCTCCGGCCAGGGCCTCGTCAACCCCGGCGCCTTGCGCACGCTGCGCGCGCGCCTGCCCGGCGTGCCGCTGATCGTGGACGCAGGCATAGGCTCACCGGCAGATGCCGTGCAGGCCATGGAGCTGGGGCTGGACGGCGTGTTGCTCAACACCGCCGTGGCCAAGGCGCTGAACCCGGTGCGCATGGCGCGCGCCTTTGGTTTGGGCATTCGGGCCGGGCGGCTGGCGTTTGAGGCCGGTGTCATGGCCAAACAGGACATGGCGGTGGCATCTACCCCGGTGGCGGGGCACCCGATATTGCTATGA
- the thiS gene encoding sulfur carrier protein ThiS → MNASVAEASTTITLTVNGGLHTTTARTLAQWVEQQGQLPQAVATALNGEFVPRNLRATQTLSDGDTIITFQPIEGG, encoded by the coding sequence ATGAACGCATCGGTGGCGGAAGCTTCGACGACCATCACGCTGACGGTGAATGGCGGCTTGCACACGACCACAGCACGGACGTTAGCGCAGTGGGTTGAGCAGCAGGGCCAATTGCCCCAGGCGGTGGCGACAGCACTGAATGGTGAGTTTGTGCCGCGTAACCTGCGCGCCACACAGACGCTATCCGATGGCGACACCATCATCACGTTCCAACCGATAGAAGGAGGTTGA
- a CDS encoding FAD-dependent oxidoreductase, protein MHIGIAGAGLLGRLLALELSRAGHRVDVFDPASGPGPNAESGSDAAAWTAAGMLSPVAELECADARVFAWGLRSCYLWPSIVHGLGEPVGLSLQGSLLLAHRGDAGAAQRVISLLQSKADPLYQPELLDAARLTELEPSISGPALSWLLPCEGQIHTVQAMQALAAQCTRQGTHWHWRSTVHAVEAGTLRVQTQTSARRESVEGLRLLQSEQGETLRFDHVFDVRGIGARPQLLVRGVRGEVFWLHAPSVKLTRSVRLMHPRHTVYIVPRADDMLVVGASEIESEDRSPVSLRSTLELLSAAHSVIPELAEARVVHSETNLRPALPNNLPLLTRDKGITRINGLYRHGWLVAPAMVEEALKDGLS, encoded by the coding sequence ATGCATATCGGTATTGCAGGTGCAGGTTTGTTGGGGCGTTTGCTGGCGCTGGAGTTGAGCCGCGCCGGCCACCGCGTGGATGTGTTTGACCCGGCCAGTGGCCCCGGTCCCAATGCCGAGTCCGGGTCGGATGCCGCGGCCTGGACAGCGGCCGGCATGCTGAGCCCGGTGGCGGAGCTGGAGTGTGCCGATGCACGCGTGTTTGCCTGGGGGCTGCGCTCCTGTTACCTGTGGCCGTCCATCGTGCACGGCCTGGGCGAGCCCGTGGGCTTGAGCCTGCAGGGCAGCCTGCTGCTGGCCCACCGAGGTGATGCGGGCGCGGCGCAGCGGGTCATCAGCCTGCTGCAGTCCAAGGCAGACCCGTTGTACCAGCCCGAGCTGCTGGACGCCGCCCGTCTGACCGAGCTGGAGCCCTCAATTTCCGGCCCGGCCCTGAGCTGGCTGCTGCCGTGTGAAGGCCAGATCCACACCGTGCAGGCCATGCAGGCCTTGGCGGCACAGTGCACGCGTCAGGGCACACACTGGCACTGGCGCAGCACCGTGCATGCGGTGGAGGCTGGAACCTTGCGGGTTCAGACCCAAACCTCCGCACGCCGGGAGAGTGTCGAAGGCTTGAGGCTGTTGCAGTCCGAGCAAGGCGAAACGCTGCGCTTTGACCATGTGTTCGACGTGCGTGGCATTGGCGCCCGCCCGCAATTGCTGGTGCGCGGCGTGCGGGGCGAGGTGTTCTGGTTGCATGCGCCAAGTGTCAAACTCACTCGGTCGGTGCGCCTGATGCACCCGCGGCACACGGTCTACATCGTGCCCCGCGCGGACGACATGCTGGTCGTCGGCGCCAGCGAAATCGAGAGTGAAGACCGCTCGCCGGTATCGCTGCGCAGTACGCTGGAGCTGCTGAGTGCCGCGCACAGCGTAATCCCCGAGCTGGCCGAGGCGCGTGTGGTGCACTCCGAGACCAATCTGCGCCCCGCACTGCCCAACAACCTGCCGCTCTTGACACGCGACAAAGGCATCACCCGCATCAACGGCCTGTACCGGCACGGCTGGCTGGTGGCGCCGGCCATGGTGGAAGAGGCGCTGAAGGATGGGCTGTCATGA
- the thiC gene encoding phosphomethylpyrimidine synthase ThiC, translating to MNAPDKLAQFIRLTREPLPASTKRYLPGSRPDIQVPMREIMQSNGEAVTVYDTSGPYTDPAADIDVRQGLPLVRQGWIDARGDTELYEGRKPFALDDGLKNGETDALAALRAQAAGLQRQPRRARSGANVSQMHYARKGIITPEMEYVAIRENQKLEWMEQYLGNVEREARLAGNSFGASIPKIMTPEFVRSEVARGRAIIPANINHTELEPMAIGRNFLVKINANIGNSAVTSSIEEEVEKLVWSIRWGADTVMDLSTGKNIHTTRDWIVRNSPVPIGTVPIYQALEKVGGVAEDLTWEIFRDTLIEQAEQGVDYFTVHAGVRLPFIHLTANRVTGIVSRGGSIMAKWCIAHHKENFIYTHFDEMTEILKAYDVSYSLGDGLRPGSGADANDEAQFAELRTLGELTKKAWQQDVQVMIEGPGHVPMHMVQANMTEQLKHCDEAPFYTLGPLTTDIAPGYDHITSGIGAAMIGWFGTAMLCYVTPKEHLGLPDREDVKTGIITYKIAAHVADVAKGHPGVRARDDALSKARFEFRWMDQFNLSLDPDTARNFHDETLPKDASKVAHFCSMCGPKFCSMKITQEVREYAKTKGVSDEQALSDGMQSMSDTFKKAGSEIYIPISKG from the coding sequence ATGAACGCACCCGACAAGTTAGCCCAGTTCATCCGCCTTACCCGCGAGCCGCTTCCCGCTTCCACCAAACGTTATCTGCCCGGCAGCCGCCCGGACATCCAGGTGCCGATGCGTGAAATCATGCAGAGCAATGGCGAGGCGGTCACGGTGTACGACACCTCCGGTCCCTATACCGACCCTGCCGCCGACATCGATGTTCGCCAGGGCTTGCCACTGGTGCGCCAGGGCTGGATCGACGCCCGCGGCGACACCGAGTTGTATGAAGGCCGCAAGCCCTTTGCTCTGGACGATGGCCTCAAAAATGGCGAGACCGATGCACTGGCCGCCTTGCGTGCCCAGGCCGCAGGCCTGCAGCGTCAGCCACGCCGCGCCCGCAGTGGTGCCAACGTCTCCCAAATGCACTATGCCCGCAAAGGCATCATCACCCCCGAGATGGAATACGTGGCCATCCGTGAGAACCAGAAGCTGGAATGGATGGAGCAGTACCTGGGCAATGTCGAGCGCGAGGCGCGCCTGGCGGGCAACAGCTTTGGCGCCAGCATCCCCAAGATCATGACGCCCGAGTTTGTGCGCAGCGAGGTCGCGCGCGGCCGCGCCATCATCCCGGCCAACATCAACCACACCGAGCTGGAGCCCATGGCCATTGGCCGTAATTTTCTGGTCAAGATCAACGCCAACATCGGCAACTCGGCCGTCACTTCCAGCATTGAGGAAGAGGTCGAGAAACTGGTCTGGTCCATCCGCTGGGGTGCAGACACCGTCATGGACTTGTCCACCGGCAAAAACATCCACACCACACGCGACTGGATCGTGCGCAACAGCCCGGTGCCTATCGGCACCGTGCCGATTTACCAGGCGCTGGAGAAGGTGGGCGGCGTCGCCGAAGACCTGACCTGGGAAATCTTCCGCGACACGCTGATCGAACAGGCGGAGCAGGGCGTGGACTACTTCACCGTGCATGCCGGCGTGCGATTGCCCTTCATCCACCTGACGGCCAATCGGGTGACCGGCATCGTGTCGCGCGGTGGCTCCATCATGGCCAAGTGGTGTATTGCCCACCACAAAGAGAATTTCATCTACACCCATTTCGATGAGATGACGGAGATCTTGAAGGCCTACGACGTGAGTTACTCGCTGGGCGACGGCCTGCGCCCCGGCAGTGGTGCCGATGCGAACGACGAGGCCCAGTTTGCCGAGCTGCGTACCCTGGGTGAGCTGACCAAGAAGGCCTGGCAGCAAGACGTGCAGGTGATGATTGAAGGCCCCGGCCACGTGCCCATGCACATGGTGCAGGCCAATATGACGGAGCAGTTGAAGCACTGCGACGAGGCGCCGTTCTACACGCTGGGCCCGTTGACCACCGACATTGCGCCCGGTTACGACCACATCACCAGTGGCATTGGCGCGGCCATGATCGGCTGGTTCGGCACGGCCATGTTGTGTTACGTCACACCCAAGGAACACCTGGGCCTGCCAGACCGCGAAGACGTCAAGACCGGCATCATCACCTACAAGATTGCCGCCCATGTGGCCGATGTGGCCAAGGGCCATCCGGGGGTGCGGGCGCGGGATGACGCCTTGTCGAAAGCGCGTTTTGAATTCCGCTGGATGGACCAGTTCAACCTGTCGCTGGACCCGGACACGGCGCGCAATTTCCATGACGAAACCCTGCCCAAGGACGCGTCCAAGGTGGCGCATTTCTGCTCGATGTGCGGCCCCAAGTTCTGTTCGATGAAAATCACGCAAGAGGTGCGCGAGTACGCCAAGACCAAGGGCGTCAGCGACGAGCAGGCCTTGAGTGATGGCATGCAGTCCATGTCAGACACGTTTAAAAAGGCGGGTAGCGAAATCTATATTCCCATCAGCAAGGGGTAG
- a CDS encoding 5-carboxymethyl-2-hydroxymuconate Delta-isomerase, with translation MPHLTIEYTDNLPQFDADQALLALNQALVASGQFEEEVDIKSRAVRLHTFLVGTSPGGRAFVHAKLAILSGRSLETKQALSKDLLGALHTACVWPPGLHVQLCVEVQEIERASYAKMAVG, from the coding sequence ATGCCCCATCTCACCATCGAATACACCGACAACCTGCCCCAGTTTGATGCCGATCAGGCCCTGCTGGCATTGAACCAAGCGCTGGTGGCCAGCGGCCAGTTTGAAGAGGAAGTCGACATCAAGAGCCGTGCGGTACGCCTCCATACATTTCTGGTGGGCACATCGCCAGGTGGTCGGGCCTTTGTGCATGCCAAGTTGGCCATTCTGAGCGGCCGGTCTCTTGAAACCAAGCAGGCGCTGTCCAAGGATTTGCTGGGCGCGTTGCATACGGCGTGTGTGTGGCCGCCGGGTTTGCACGTGCAGCTGTGCGTGGAGGTGCAAGAGATTGAACGGGCGTCGTACGCGAAGATGGCTGTAGGCTGA
- a CDS encoding DUF6713 family protein: protein MTPASRLHWLFLANATVLITHQIDAAFWHEWELFRIPGGNQVNLLLNIPIIALVLYAHSRVVADVHTGMFFYKLLAALGFLTCAIHAGFMLAGHAAFVQPVSIGLLVATFVLSASQLWALRGKAVVSVPLQS, encoded by the coding sequence ATGACCCCTGCATCCCGCCTGCACTGGCTCTTTTTAGCCAATGCCACCGTCCTCATCACGCACCAGATAGACGCTGCCTTCTGGCACGAGTGGGAGCTGTTTCGGATCCCCGGTGGCAACCAGGTGAATCTGCTGCTGAACATCCCCATCATTGCGCTGGTGCTGTATGCGCACAGCCGGGTGGTGGCGGATGTGCACACTGGCATGTTTTTCTACAAGCTGTTGGCGGCACTGGGTTTTCTGACCTGCGCCATCCATGCGGGCTTCATGCTGGCGGGCCATGCGGCGTTTGTGCAGCCGGTGTCGATTGGGCTGCTGGTGGCCACGTTTGTGCTTTCGGCATCGCAACTGTGGGCACTGCGCGGCAAGGCTGTGGTGTCGGTGCCGTTGCAATCCTGA
- the aceK gene encoding bifunctional isocitrate dehydrogenase kinase/phosphatase produces MFPTRLDSSIAYDIAKAMMDGFNRHYQLFRTESARAKHRFETADWHGQQRAQRERIEFYDLRVTECSRRLEREFKAGDQSMDIWQQIKLHYIGLLVNHHQPELAETFFNSVTTKILHRSYFQNDFIFVRPAVSTEYIENDESEKRPTYRSYYPTRDTMTSVLLTMVMDFDLQRPFDRLEHYCALVQQAMMERLGDAKLRANFQIQVLTGLFFRNKGCYIVGKLINGFNEFPFALPILHTKVPATGRNAAGDAAEERHGQRSKLVIDTALFGEDDLLMLFSFARAYFMVDMEIPSAYVQFLRSMMPRKPRNEIYNALGLAKQGKTLFYRDLLAHQRHSTDKFRIAPGIKGMVMLVFDLPSFPYVFKVIKDYYPPQKDTTREQIKGKYLLVKQHDRVGRMADTLEYSEVGFPRDRFSDELIEEIQKFAPSQLEISDRDGDGTVEVIIKHVYIERRMIPLNIYLQEAFDAGGANANDTSPAAVRAREQIERGVVEYGNAIKDLVAANIFPGDMLWKNFGITRHGKVVFYDYDEIEYITDCNFRTVPAPRNEEDEMSGEVWYSVGPKDVFPETFGPFLLGNPAVRSIFMKHHADLLEASFWQGHKDRIQAGHVHDVFPYDKEKRFKPPTP; encoded by the coding sequence ATGTTTCCAACCCGACTGGACTCTTCCATTGCTTACGACATCGCCAAGGCGATGATGGACGGCTTCAACCGCCACTACCAGCTGTTCCGCACCGAGTCGGCCCGCGCCAAACACCGCTTCGAGACCGCGGATTGGCACGGCCAGCAGCGGGCCCAGCGCGAGCGCATCGAATTCTACGACCTGCGGGTCACCGAGTGTTCGCGCCGGCTGGAGCGCGAGTTCAAAGCCGGTGACCAGTCCATGGACATCTGGCAGCAGATCAAGCTGCACTACATCGGCCTCTTGGTGAACCACCACCAGCCCGAGCTGGCGGAGACCTTTTTCAACTCGGTTACCACCAAGATCCTGCACCGCAGTTATTTCCAGAACGACTTCATCTTTGTGCGCCCGGCCGTCAGCACCGAATACATCGAGAACGACGAGTCCGAAAAACGCCCCACCTACCGCTCCTACTACCCCACGCGCGACACCATGACCAGCGTGTTGCTGACCATGGTGATGGACTTTGACCTGCAGCGCCCCTTCGATCGGCTGGAGCACTACTGCGCCCTGGTGCAGCAGGCCATGATGGAGCGGCTGGGCGATGCCAAGTTACGCGCCAACTTCCAGATCCAGGTGCTGACGGGACTGTTCTTCCGCAACAAGGGCTGTTACATCGTCGGCAAGCTGATCAATGGTTTCAACGAGTTTCCGTTTGCGCTGCCCATCCTGCACACCAAAGTGCCGGCCACGGGCCGCAATGCCGCGGGTGATGCGGCGGAGGAGCGGCATGGCCAGCGGTCCAAACTGGTGATCGACACCGCGCTGTTTGGCGAAGACGATCTGCTGATGTTGTTCAGCTTCGCCCGTGCCTACTTCATGGTGGACATGGAGATTCCGTCGGCCTACGTGCAGTTTCTGCGCAGCATGATGCCGCGCAAGCCGCGCAACGAAATCTACAACGCGCTGGGTCTGGCCAAGCAGGGCAAGACCCTGTTCTACCGCGACCTGCTGGCCCACCAGCGCCACAGCACCGACAAGTTCCGCATCGCGCCGGGCATCAAGGGCATGGTGATGCTGGTGTTTGATCTGCCGTCGTTTCCCTATGTGTTCAAGGTGATCAAGGACTACTACCCGCCGCAAAAGGACACGACCCGCGAGCAGATCAAGGGCAAGTACCTGCTGGTCAAACAACACGACCGCGTGGGCCGCATGGCCGATACGCTGGAATACAGCGAGGTGGGTTTTCCGCGGGACCGTTTTAGTGACGAACTGATAGAAGAGATCCAGAAGTTCGCCCCCAGCCAGTTGGAGATCAGCGACCGCGATGGCGACGGCACGGTAGAAGTCATCATCAAACACGTCTACATCGAGCGGCGCATGATTCCGCTCAACATTTACTTGCAGGAAGCCTTTGATGCGGGCGGCGCCAATGCCAATGACACCAGTCCGGCGGCCGTGCGAGCCCGCGAGCAGATCGAACGCGGCGTGGTCGAATACGGCAACGCCATCAAGGACCTGGTGGCCGCCAATATCTTCCCCGGCGACATGTTGTGGAAGAACTTTGGCATCACCCGCCACGGCAAGGTGGTGTTCTACGACTACGACGAGATCGAATACATCACCGACTGCAACTTCCGCACCGTGCCCGCCCCGCGCAATGAAGAGGATGAAATGTCTGGCGAGGTCTGGTACAGCGTAGGCCCCAAGGACGTCTTCCCCGAAACCTTTGGACCCTTCCTGCTGGGCAACCCGGCCGTGCGCAGCATCTTCATGAAACACCACGCCGACTTGCTGGAGGCTTCTTTCTGGCAGGGTCACAAGGACCGCATCCAGGCGGGGCATGTGCACGACGTGTTTCCGTACGACAAGGAAAAGCGCTTTAAGCCGCCAACACCATGA
- the can gene encoding carbonate dehydratase, protein MADKLNDLFAHNRAWAARMEAERPGFFTNLKAQQRPKYMWIGCSDSRVPANQITGLEPGEVFVHRNVANVVVHSDLNALSTIQFAIDLLKVEHIMVVGHYGCAGVRAALDGARVGLADNWLRHIQDVRDRHRHLLEALPEHGRADALCELNVIEQVVNVAQSTVVQDAWARGQGVTLHGWVYGLQDGLLQDLHMTVSGAEDLEALYRQALAGIRLIARHE, encoded by the coding sequence ATGGCAGACAAACTCAACGACCTCTTCGCCCACAACCGCGCGTGGGCCGCCCGCATGGAGGCCGAGCGCCCTGGCTTCTTCACCAACCTCAAGGCCCAGCAAAGGCCCAAGTACATGTGGATAGGCTGCTCCGACAGCCGCGTGCCCGCCAACCAGATCACGGGCCTGGAGCCCGGCGAGGTCTTCGTGCACCGCAATGTGGCCAATGTGGTCGTGCATTCGGACCTGAACGCTTTGTCCACCATCCAGTTCGCCATCGACCTGCTCAAGGTGGAGCACATCATGGTGGTGGGCCACTATGGCTGCGCGGGCGTGCGTGCGGCGCTGGATGGCGCACGGGTGGGGCTGGCCGACAACTGGCTGCGCCACATCCAGGATGTGCGCGACCGCCACCGTCACCTGCTGGAGGCGTTGCCCGAACATGGCCGTGCCGATGCCCTGTGTGAGCTCAATGTCATCGAACAGGTGGTCAATGTGGCCCAGAGCACCGTGGTGCAGGACGCCTGGGCGCGGGGCCAGGGCGTCACCCTGCACGGCTGGGTCTACGGCCTGCAGGATGGTCTGCTGCAAGACCTGCACATGACAGTGAGCGGTGCAGAAGATCTGGAGGCGCTGTACCGCCAGGCGCTGGCCGGCATTCGCCTGATTGCCCGCCACGAGTAG